A genomic stretch from Malus domestica chromosome 15, GDT2T_hap1 includes:
- the LOC139192418 gene encoding L10-interacting MYB domain-containing protein-like translates to MVNKVASSSNPTATWNAHNISIFCDVCIKEVEAGHRPGTHFDKNGYANIRANFKAETGHDYERKQLKNKWDALKNEWKLWKELVGKETGLGWNSSKGTVDASEEWWNNKIKINKEYARLRKKGISPEMEDKLDRMFTNTVATGEHAWAPSSGILPPETREESIGQIDLDDSEESETMQDLRQATRKGKKRAANQGELQKKKVDKKGKKIGGAAKLCGQIDHLVEVYETKSSANSLMSKLHIGNSILEVLATIAQLPGCEPPSELWLFATCLFCSAEKREVFGMMKDPEVQLTWLKYMFNKEK, encoded by the exons ATGGTAAACAAGGTGgcatcttcgtcaaatcctaCAGCTACATGGAATGCTCACAATATATCTATATTTTGTGATGTATGCATCAAGGAGGTTGAGGCTGGACATCGTCCGGGCACTCACTTTGACAAAAATGGATATGCAAATATTAGAGCTAACTTCAAGGCAGAGACAGGGCATGATTATGAAAGAAAGCAACTGAAAAATAAGTGGGATGCACTTAAAAATGAGTGGAAGTTGTGGAAAGAGCTAGTTGGTAAAGAAACTGGCTTAGGGTGGAATTCGAGCAAGGGTACCGTTGATGCCTCTGAGGAGTGGTGGAATAATAAAATTAAG ATAAACAAAGAATATGCAAGGTTGCGAAAAAAGGGAATTAGTCCTGAGATGGAGGACAAGTTAGATAGGATGTTCACGAACACAGTTGCTACTGGTGAACATGCCTGGGCACCTTCATCTGGGATACTACCACCAGAGACAAGAGAGGAATCTATAGGACAAATTGATTTAGATGATTCGGAAGAAAGTGAGACTATGCAGGATCTAAGGCAAGCTActaggaagggaaaaaaaagagcGGCTAACCAAGGAGAATTGCAAAAGAAGAAGGTTGataagaaagggaaaaaaattggagGTGCTGCAAAACTTTGTGGTCAAATTGACCATCTTGTTGAAGTTTATGAAACTAAGAGTTCTGCAAACTCATTGATGTCCAAACTGCATATAGGCAATAGTATTCTGGAAGTGTTAGCGACTATTGCACAATTGCCTGGTTGTGAGCCACCTAGCGAGTTATGGCTGTTTGCTACATGTTTATTTTGTAGTGCAGAGAAGCGAGAGGTGTTTGGCATGATGAAAGATCCTGAAGTCCAACTAACTTGGTTGAAATATatgttcaacaaagaaaaataa